The Gymnogyps californianus isolate 813 chromosome Z, ASM1813914v2, whole genome shotgun sequence genome has a window encoding:
- the STOML2 gene encoding LOW QUALITY PROTEIN: stomatin-like protein 2, mitochondrial (The sequence of the model RefSeq protein was modified relative to this genomic sequence to represent the inferred CDS: inserted 1 base in 1 codon; substituted 2 bases at 2 genomic stop codons), with protein MGKFHRILEPGLNFLIPLLDWIRYVQSLKEIVINVSEQSAVTLDNVTLQIDGVLCLQVMDPYKASYEVEDPEYAVTQLAQTTMRSELGKLSLDRVFQEQESLNANIVDAINQASDCWGIXCLRYEIKDIRVPPRVKESMQMQVEAEQRKRATVLESEGTWELAINMAEGQKQAQILVSEAEKAKQINKATGEASAMLVKARAKAEAIQLLVAALAQQHGNAAASLSVAEQXVSAFSKLAKDSNTVLLAANAGDVTNMVAQALGIYTMLTKLQAVKTXDEMPPAREDPQPPTMEVLKAEQANSS; from the exons ATGGGCAAGTTCCACCGAATCCTTGAGCCT GGTTTGAACTTCCTCATCCCTCTGCTGGATTGGATTCGTTATGTGCAGAGTCTCAAAGAAATTGTCATTAATGTCTCAGAGCAGTCAGCTGTCACCCTAG ATAACGTCACCCTGCAGATTGACGGTGTGCTCTGTCTGCAGGTTATGGACCCCTACAAG GCCAGCTATGAGGTGGAAGATCCTGAGTATGCAGTGACCCAGCTGGCCCAGACCACCATGAGATCTGAACTTGGCAAACTCTCCCTTGACAGAGTCTTCCAG GAACAGGAGTCCCTCAACGCCAACATTGTGGATGCCATCAACCAGGCCTCAGACTGCTGGGGCATCTGATGTCTGCGCTATGAGATCAAGGACATTCGCGTACCCCCGCGTGTGAAGGAATCCATGCAGATGCAG GTGGAGGCAGAGCAACGGAAGCGGGCAACAGTGCTGGAGTCAGAGGGGACATGGGAATTGGCTATCAACATGGCTGAGGGGCAGAAGCAGGCCCAGATCCTGGTGTCAGAAGCTGAGAAGGCCAAACAAATCAACAAAGCTACTG GAGAAGCCAGTGCCATGCTGGTCAAGGCCAGGGCCAAGGCTGAGGCTATTCAGCTCCTGGTGGCTGCTCTGGCACAGCAG CACGGCAACGCCgctgcctctctctctgtggcAGAGC TAGTGAGTGCCTTCTCCAAGCTTGCCAAAGACTCCAACACCGTCCTGCTGGCTGCCAACGCTGGCGATGTCACCAACATGGTTGCACAG GCCCTGGGCATCTACACTATGCTGACCAAGCTGCAAGCTGTGAAGACCTAGGATGAGATGCCTCCAGCCCGTGAGGACCCCCAGCCTCCCACCATGGAGGTGCTTAAGGCAGAACAGGCCAACTCCAGTTAG